A window of Candidatus Bathyarchaeota archaeon contains these coding sequences:
- a CDS encoding ferritin-like domain-containing protein, producing MTANKNEELLAFIKKQIENENAIVESLEKSLGNIKNPVVKGVLKGVSMDSVKHAELYTAAHVLLTQTSTALTQENLDEQKKLVQKHIDMETELIKLIEKVLPTLENQKVAFLLRSILSDEYKHHALLKSLLEIIVKGETITEEDWWKMLWEDVPFHGSPGG from the coding sequence GTGACAGCAAACAAGAATGAGGAACTCTTGGCTTTTATTAAAAAGCAAATTGAGAACGAGAATGCGATTGTGGAGTCCTTGGAGAAGTCTCTTGGCAACATCAAAAACCCCGTGGTTAAAGGTGTGCTTAAGGGTGTCTCGATGGATTCTGTGAAACATGCAGAACTCTACACAGCAGCACACGTACTTCTAACCCAAACATCTACGGCATTGACACAGGAAAACCTTGATGAGCAAAAGAAGCTGGTTCAGAAACACATCGACATGGAAACCGAATTAATCAAGCTGATAGAGAAGGTTTTGCCTACTCTTGAAAATCAAAAAGTAGCTTTTCTGTTGCGGTCTATATTAAGTGATGAGTATAAGCATCATGCATTACTAAAGTCACTGCTTGAGATTATTGTGAAAGGTGAGACAATTACTGAAGAAGACTGGTGGAAGATGCTCTGGGAAGATGTGCCGTTTCACGGTTCACCAGGCGGCTGA